From the genome of Diorhabda sublineata isolate icDioSubl1.1 chromosome Y, icDioSubl1.1, whole genome shotgun sequence, one region includes:
- the LOC130451966 gene encoding uncharacterized protein LOC130451966 produces MNCYVGVEFQNNGGISLVHSAWLTPLKREVFWPPKQTTGNFIKLLKSGQEPPQDNSWKLHQIKRIFFQTDDYKIAEKKIKKAEITSDLTTDAEESAIISPRRKIRPKKFSTDDEQEEVLSSSEDDFPKNKKPLPRPKPIIRKSITNILSGNEIYT; encoded by the exons ATGAATTGTTACGTTGGCGTTGAATTCCAGAACAATGGTGGAATTTCTCTTGTTCACTCTGCCTGGTTAACACCGCTTAAACGAGAAGTCTTTTGGCCGCCAAAACAGACAACcggaaattttataaaattattaaaatctggACAAGAGCCTCCCCAGGATAACAGCTGGAAACTTCACCAAATTAAGCGAATTTTTTTCCAGACTG ACGACTATAAGATTgcggagaaaaaaattaaaaaggctGAAATTACCTCAGATTTAACTACAGATGCTGAGGAATCAGCAATTATTTCACCTCGAAGGAAAATACGTCCAAAGAAATTTTCCACTGATGATGAGCAGGAAGAAGTGCTGTCATCATCAGAAgatgattttccaaaaaacaagaaaccCCTACCTAGACCAAAACCAATAATACGGAAGTCTATTACAAACATATTATCTGGTAATGAGATTTATACTTAA